The Fulvivirga maritima genome segment GCTTCATATTGCTTTCGTCGTCAGCTCGGTAAATTGGGTTTTTGATGTATTCTCTCCATGATATAAGGCGGTTTTTAGCTCCAGAAATACGGTTAAGTACCACATTAGGCTTATATACCTTATCATCAAGGTTCATTTCTTTTACTATTGATTTGATGAGCTGTTTGGCATCATCAGCATCATAGATAGTGAAGTTGCTAGGGTAGCCAAGCTTATCGGCCTCAGACCTGAGTATACGCGCAAATACAGAGTGGAAAGTACCCATCCATAGGTTACGGGCATCAGTGCCTACTACCTTCTCTATACGGTCGCGCATTTCTTTGGCGGCCTTGTTTGTAAATGTAAGTGATAATATATTAAAAGGATCAACTCCTTTTTTTTCCATCAGGTAAGCAATACGGTAAGTTAGTACTCTTGTTTTTCCCGAACCCGCACCCGCGATAATCATGGTAGGACCTTCTGTGTTTACCACGCCTTCATATTGAGGCTCGTTGAGGCTTTTTAAATAATCCATTCTCGAACTTTAATCCTTCCTGTTTAGATTTCCAACATCCAAAATTAATTGAATATAATGAGAATTTTAGAAGGAACAGCGATTAATGAGAAATTAATGTCAGAAGCAAGGGAGATCAAAGGAATATTAATATTTAAAGTGAAATATGTAATTAAATTATCTGAAATGATCTTTTTGTCTTTAATCCCTGTTTAGCAATTTTGATCAGTATAAATTTGTGATATGATAGAGCTGGATAATGTCATTTTATCAGATGACGTAAAGGAAAAATTCTTTGTTTGTAATATAGACAAGTGTAAAGGAGCTTGCTGCGTGGAGGGAGACCTGGGTGCTCCGCTAGAAGAAAGTGAACTTCAGATTTTGGATGATATCTATGAAGAGGTGAAGCCTTATCTTTCTGAGGAAGGTAAAAAGGCCATATCGGAACAAGGGAGATATATTTTAGACGATGATGATGATTTTTCTACACCTACCATAGATGGTAAAGAGTGTGCTTATGCTGTGTATGATGAAAAAGGAATTTTGAAATGCGGTATAGAGCAAGCTCAGCTAGAAGGAAAGATATCCTATAAAAAGCCGATAAGCTGCCATTTATACCCGGTTAGAATAACTAAATATGATGAGTTTGACGCACTGAATTATGATAGGTGGGATATTTGTGATGATGCCTGCACATTAGGATCTGAGTTACAGGTGCCCATTTATAAATTTGTGAAGGATGCACTCATCAGGAAGTATGGCGAAGTATGGTATGATAAGCTTGTGAAAACCATAGAGGAGGAGGGGTAATTATAATTGCCCTTTGGGAGGTTCTGGCTTTTTATGGCATATTAAAGGGCACGTAAAAGGCCAGACGAAACTCCAATATGTTATCATTGCCACCATCACCTAATTCAGAAATGTTATCTATGTAATTGGTCATGGTATTTAATAGGCCTGCCTGAAAACCCACCCCCCATTCGTTAGGAAGGAAATAGATAGCCCCAACCGATGTAGGAAGCATCAAAGTTAAATTGCTATAGGTCTCGTCACTATTTCGGGTATTGCTTTGATCTGAAAGGTTATTACCATCTTCATCTTTAGGGTTAAACCGAAATAACCCGATACCCTGGCTTATATAAACGATTACTTGCTCTTTTTTGATGATGTTATAATGAAGGTCATAGTTAATAAAGAGGTAGCTAGTTTTGAAGTATCTGTTCGGAGTGGCTTCCAGATTGTCATTGAGTCTAAACTGACTGTTTTCTCCTCTTACACTGCCTATTCCTAAGTTAAAATTACCATTGAACTTCCTGTTTTTATTAAGCTGCAAGCCTATGTGAAAGAGCGCTCCATACTGATCATACTGGCTTAGGTCTCCATTATAAGCACTCATAGAAAGACCGGCATGTAACCAAGGCGTTTTTAGCTCTTGAGCCCATACTGTGTGAATGGTTAAAACGGAAAAAAAGAAGTATTATAGTAAAACGCATATCTTTCTAGTCTAAGTTAAAGGTATTGCGAAAATTCAGCTAAAAAAATAAAAGCCCTGACAATTACTTACCAGGGCTTTAGAATATAGTAAAATAAACTTTTATATATCAGAGAAATCGAATGTTTCCAAGAATTTAGTAGTGAATTTACCACTTTGGAAACCTTCATCATCCATTAATTTCAGATGGAAAGGAATGGTAGTTTTAATACCTTCAATTACAAATTCGCTCAATGCTCTCTTCATTCTGGTCATCACTTCTTCTCTTGATTGGCCACTTACAATAAGCTTAGCTATCATAGAGTCATAGTTAGGAGGGATGGTATAGCCTGCATACACATGACTATCTACTCTCACACCATGACCACCAGGCATATGTAGGTTAGTGATTTTTCCAGGAGAAGGTCTGAAACCGTTTCTAGGGTCTTCAGCATTAATCCTACACTCCATAGAGTAAAGATTAGGGAAGTAGTTTTTACCTGAAATTTCCACTCCGGCAGCTACTTTTATTTGTTCTTTAATAAGATCAAAGTCAGTAACCTCTTCCGTAATAGGGTGTTCTACCTGAATACGAGTGTTCATTTCCATGAAATAAAAATCTCCATTCTTATCTACCAGGAATTCTACTGTACCGGCACCTTCATATTTAATGGCCTCAGCTCCTTTAATGGCAGCCTTACCCATTTTCTCTCTAAGCTTTTGACTTACTACAGGAGAAGGTGTTTCTTCTACTAGTTTCTGGTGTCTTCTTTGTATAGAGCAATCTCTTTCTGATAAGTGACATACTCTTCCGTTTTTATCACCAACCACTTGTATTTCTATATGGCGCGGCTCTTCCACAAATTTTTCCAGATACAAACCATCGTTACCAAAGGCAGCTCCGGCTTCTTGTCTGGCATCATCCCAGGCTTTTTTAAATTCACTTGGGTTGTTTACTATACGCATACCTCTACCACCACCACCGGCAGTAGCTTTTAGTATTACGGGATACTTTATTTTTTCAGCTATCTTGAGCCCTTCCTCCATATTCTTAAGGAGGCCGTCAGATCCAGGGATGGTAGGTACTCCGGCTTTTTTCATAGTATCTTTAGCCGTAGCTTTATCTCCCATCTGGTTGATCATTTCGGGGGAAGCTCCAATAAACTTAATATTATATTCCCTGCATACAGCGCTAAATTCTGCATTCTCAGAAAGAAATCCGTAACCAGGGTGTATGGCATCGGCATTAGTAATTTCTGCCGCTGCTATGAGGTTGGGTATATTCAGGTATGATTCACTGCTGGGAGCTTTTCCTATGCAGACTGCCTCATCAGCAAACCTAACATGAAGACTATCCTTATCAGCTAAGGAATAAACAGCCACGGTTTTGATATTCATTTCGCGGCAGGTTCTGATAATCCTTAGTGCTATTTCTCCTCTATTAGCAATTAATATTTTTTTAAACACGTTCGTTGATTTTAGTGCTAAATATCTTATTAAAACGAATCCCGAAATAATTCGGGATTAAATTCTATTTAAGAAGGATCTACCAGGAACAAGACCTGATCAAATTCTACAGGTGAAGCATTTTCTACCATTACTTTTACAATAGTACCTGATACTTCAGATTCTATTTCGTTGAAAAGCTTCATGGCTTCTATAATACATACCGGCTGTCCTTGTTCAATCTTGTCGCCAACAGCTACAAATGGAGGAGAATCAGGGTTAGCTGATCTGTAGAAAGTACCTATCATTGGTGACTTCACTTCTACGTAGTTATTTGAAGGTTCCTGGGGCTTAGGTGATTCAGAAGCTTCAGTAGTAGGAGCAGTAGGAGCCTGAGTAGGTACAGAAACAGCTGGAGTCTGGCTTACCACTGGTGCACTTTCTACAAACTTAGTTTGTACTTCGGCATCGCGTTTTACAGAAAGCTTCAGCTCTTCCGTTTCAATGTTTACTTCATTGAGTCCTGATTTCGAGATGAAATCTATTAGGTCTCTTATCTCTTTAGTTTTCATTTAAGAAACAATTTTAATTTAAAACCTTATTCTTTTACTCGCTCAGAGTACGAATTAGTACGAGTATCAATTTTTATTTTGTCACCTTCATTTATAAACAAAGGAACCTGAATCTCAGCGCCTGTTTCCAGGGTGGCTGGTTTGGAAGCATTAGTTGCTGTATCTCCTTTGATGCCAGGCTCAGTGTAAGTGATGGTTAACTCTACAAAAGCGGGTAACTCTGACCCAATTATTTTCTCTTCTTCAGCGTGAAACAGCACATCTATTTCCTGGCCATCTTTTAATAAACCAGGGTTCTCCATCAAATGTTCTTCAACCACTACCTGCTCAAAGGTGGTGCTATCCATAAAATGATAGCCTAAATCATCTTTGTATATAAACTGGTGAGGTCTTCTTTCTATCCTCGCTGTAGTAATTTTATGACCTGCTGAAAAGGTGTTTTCTACCACTTTTCCGGTGGTAAGACTCTTTAATTTGGTTCTTACAAAAGCAGGACCTTTACCTGGTTTTACGTGTTGAAATTCAACGATGGTATAAAGGTCGTTGTTATACTCTAAGCATAAACCATTTTTAAAGTCGGCCGTTGTTGCCATAAATTAAATATTTTAAGTCAAATTAATGAATAAAAATTAATATCTAAACTATTTTGGATCGTAAGCCCACTTTAAATAGATAGAACCCCAGGTAAATCCACCACCAAAAGCGGCTAAAACCAGGTTATCACCTTTTTTAAGTTGAGACTCATAATCCCATAATAATAATGGAATAGTACCACCTGTAGTATTACCATATTTTTGGATGTTCATCATCACTTTGTCTTCGGTAATACCCATACGGTTGGCCGTAGCATCTATAATACGCTTGTTAGCTTGGTGAGCTACCAGCCAGTCTACCTCTTCAGATGTGAGGTTATTTCTTTCCATTATTTTGGCAGCATAGTCAGCCATGTTGGTTACTGCAAATTTAAATACAGTAGCACCATCCTGCCTTACATAGTGTTCTTCAGCATTTACTGTATCTACAGTAGTAGGGTAGCGGCTTCCGCCAGCTTTCATATTAAGAAATTCTACTCCCGCTCCATCAGTTTTATGGATTGCATCTATAACACCATTGCCTTCTTCATTAGGCTCAAGCATAACAGCACCAGCACCATCACCAAAGATGATACAAGTAGTACGGTCTTTATAATCTATGATAGAAGACATTTTGTCTCCACCTACTACAATTACTTTTTTGTAATGCCCGCTTTCTATAAACTGAGCCGCAGTAGTAAGGGCATAAATAAAGCCCGAACAAGCCGCACCAATGTCATAACTAAATGCATTGACAGCGCCTACTTCTGCAGAAATAATGTTAGCAGTGGCAGGGAACACCATGTCAGGTGTTACAGTAGCACAGATAAGAAGCTCTACGTCTTCTGGGTTTGTGCCTGTTTTTTCAAGAAGTCCTTTTACGGCAGCGGCTCCCATTACTGAGGTACCTTTACCTTCACCTTTAAGGATTCTTCTTTCTTTTATACCAGTACGGGTGGTAATCCATTCATCACTAGTATCAACCATTGTTTCAAGCTCCTGGTTCGTGAGAATGTAATCGGGTACGTAACCATGAACTCCCGTAATAGCGGCTTTAATGTTAGCCATAATTTCAAATATATTTAATCTCCTAAGTGGTCCTTAATTTTCAAATGAATGTTGGTCTCCGCCATTTTTATAGCGAGAAGGGTCATGTTTTTTATCGCTTCAGCGCTGGATACTCCATGTCCTATCACTACGTTGCCGTTAATACCTAAGATAGGGCTACCGCCTATGGCTTCATAGTTGAACCTGTCAAAATACTCATCAGTGATATCTCGTTTATGAAGCAGGTCAAAGAAAGTTTCAGCCATTTTCAAAATAACATTACCGGTAAAGCCATCACAGACTATTACATCGGCCTTGTCATTGAAAAGGTCTCGACCTTCAATATTGCCAATAAAATTAAATCTTTTGCTGAGTTTAAACAGTTGGTATGCTGCCTGGGTAAGGAGGGTTCCTTTTTGCTCTTCTTCTCCTAAGTTCATAAGACCAACTTTAGGATCATCGATTTCCAGTACATGCTTGGCGTATAGAGAACCTATTTCACCAAATTGATATAAAACATCAGGCTTGCAATCGGCATTGGCACCAACATCCATGATTACGCCAAAACCACCTGATTCTTTTGGTACAAATCCGGCTATTCCGGGTCTAATAATCCCTTCAATAGCTTTTATTGTAAACATAGCACCTACGTGCATGGCACCGGTGTTACCTGCACTACAAAAGGCATTTACTGCGCCTGATTTGAGCAATCCGTAACCGACAGGAATGCTGGCAGTAGGTTTTTGAGAGAGTGCCTTGGTAGGGTGCTCACCCATTTCTATCACCTCATCAGCATGAAAAACTTCTATGCTGGGGCTAGTAACATCGTATTCTTTCAGCTTAGCTTTTAGTAAGTCTTCTTGGCCTACTAATACGATCTTAATATCGTCCGAAATCTCTTGTGAGGCTAACTTTGCTCCTAATACAGTACAGTCAGGAGCAAAGTCGCCACCCATTGCATCTAATGCAATCTTCACAAGCAATGCGATTAAGCCAGAACTTCTTTCTCCATTACCACTTTACCTTTGTAGTAAAGTTTTCCTTCGTGCCAAAAAGCACGGTGAGGCAAATGGAATTCACCCGTAGTAGGGCATACTGCCAGGTGCTTAGCTTCGGCTTTATAATGAGTCCTTCTCTTGTCTCTTCTCGTTTTTGACGTCTTTCTTTTAGGATGAGCCATTTCTAAATTTATTTAATTACTATATTCTTATTTCAATTTTTTTAATTTCTGCCATCTAGGATCAATCTCTTCGTTTTGATCGTCGTCAGCATCAGGCAAAGTTTCTGATGTATATATTATGTCATCAGACTCTTCTTCTTCATTATACCTGGGGTGCAGCTTTTTCATAGGTACTGAGATCATAATGAACTCATATATGAACTGCGCCAGGTTTACCCGCTGTCTGTCTCTGGGGATGATCATGATTTCTTCACTGATCTCTTCTTCCTCATCGCCAAACTTTAATATTATCTCATTATCTGTATTGATGGGGTAATCAAATAAGTCAAGACTTCGATCACATTCCAACTCTACAGTTACTTCAATATGGGTATTCAGTTTAATGAAAGTCTCTGTTTTTTCCATCAGAACTTTCACCTCGCCGTTTCCTTTTTCTATTAAGCTTTCAGGAAAAGCGTCGAAGAACTTGTTACCAATTTGAAACTGGTAATTATGATCGCCACTTTTAAGCTTAAAAACATCTATATTGAAATTATCTAGCTCGCTTCTAGCCATTCTCACCAATTTAAGGATGCAAATGTAGAAGATATTTCTGATTAGAAAAAGAACTAAAAAGTTTTTCTAACGGAGAGTGAGGGTTAAGGTTGCAATTGGTTAGGTAAATCGTTCAAAAATAATAGGTCTTATTTCTTCTTTTGAATAATTATTAATCTCATCTTTTAAAAATTGAACGACATCTTTTTTAAAGTCTAATTTAATGGCTATGTCTATGCAGAAGATGATTTCGCTGTCAAATATCTTCTCATCTATAACCATAAGCTCTATACAGCTATAGAG includes the following:
- a CDS encoding DUF3109 family protein is translated as MIELDNVILSDDVKEKFFVCNIDKCKGACCVEGDLGAPLEESELQILDDIYEEVKPYLSEEGKKAISEQGRYILDDDDDFSTPTIDGKECAYAVYDEKGILKCGIEQAQLEGKISYKKPISCHLYPVRITKYDEFDALNYDRWDICDDACTLGSELQVPIYKFVKDALIRKYGEVWYDKLVKTIEEEG
- the accC gene encoding acetyl-CoA carboxylase biotin carboxylase subunit, with the translated sequence MFKKILIANRGEIALRIIRTCREMNIKTVAVYSLADKDSLHVRFADEAVCIGKAPSSESYLNIPNLIAAAEITNADAIHPGYGFLSENAEFSAVCREYNIKFIGASPEMINQMGDKATAKDTMKKAGVPTIPGSDGLLKNMEEGLKIAEKIKYPVILKATAGGGGRGMRIVNNPSEFKKAWDDARQEAGAAFGNDGLYLEKFVEEPRHIEIQVVGDKNGRVCHLSERDCSIQRRHQKLVEETPSPVVSQKLREKMGKAAIKGAEAIKYEGAGTVEFLVDKNGDFYFMEMNTRIQVEHPITEEVTDFDLIKEQIKVAAGVEISGKNYFPNLYSMECRINAEDPRNGFRPSPGKITNLHMPGGHGVRVDSHVYAGYTIPPNYDSMIAKLIVSGQSREEVMTRMKRALSEFVIEGIKTTIPFHLKLMDDEGFQSGKFTTKFLETFDFSDI
- the accB gene encoding acetyl-CoA carboxylase biotin carboxyl carrier protein, which codes for MKTKEIRDLIDFISKSGLNEVNIETEELKLSVKRDAEVQTKFVESAPVVSQTPAVSVPTQAPTAPTTEASESPKPQEPSNNYVEVKSPMIGTFYRSANPDSPPFVAVGDKIEQGQPVCIIEAMKLFNEIESEVSGTIVKVMVENASPVEFDQVLFLVDPS
- the efp gene encoding elongation factor P, which encodes MATTADFKNGLCLEYNNDLYTIVEFQHVKPGKGPAFVRTKLKSLTTGKVVENTFSAGHKITTARIERRPHQFIYKDDLGYHFMDSTTFEQVVVEEHLMENPGLLKDGQEIDVLFHAEEEKIIGSELPAFVELTITYTEPGIKGDTATNASKPATLETGAEIQVPLFINEGDKIKIDTRTNSYSERVKE
- a CDS encoding beta-ketoacyl-ACP synthase III; the protein is MANIKAAITGVHGYVPDYILTNQELETMVDTSDEWITTRTGIKERRILKGEGKGTSVMGAAAVKGLLEKTGTNPEDVELLICATVTPDMVFPATANIISAEVGAVNAFSYDIGAACSGFIYALTTAAQFIESGHYKKVIVVGGDKMSSIIDYKDRTTCIIFGDGAGAVMLEPNEEGNGVIDAIHKTDGAGVEFLNMKAGGSRYPTTVDTVNAEEHYVRQDGATVFKFAVTNMADYAAKIMERNNLTSEEVDWLVAHQANKRIIDATANRMGITEDKVMMNIQKYGNTTGGTIPLLLWDYESQLKKGDNLVLAAFGGGFTWGSIYLKWAYDPK
- the plsX gene encoding phosphate acyltransferase PlsX, translating into MKIALDAMGGDFAPDCTVLGAKLASQEISDDIKIVLVGQEDLLKAKLKEYDVTSPSIEVFHADEVIEMGEHPTKALSQKPTASIPVGYGLLKSGAVNAFCSAGNTGAMHVGAMFTIKAIEGIIRPGIAGFVPKESGGFGVIMDVGANADCKPDVLYQFGEIGSLYAKHVLEIDDPKVGLMNLGEEEQKGTLLTQAAYQLFKLSKRFNFIGNIEGRDLFNDKADVIVCDGFTGNVILKMAETFFDLLHKRDITDEYFDRFNYEAIGGSPILGINGNVVIGHGVSSAEAIKNMTLLAIKMAETNIHLKIKDHLGD
- the rpmF gene encoding 50S ribosomal protein L32, whose protein sequence is MAHPKRKTSKTRRDKRRTHYKAEAKHLAVCPTTGEFHLPHRAFWHEGKLYYKGKVVMEKEVLA
- a CDS encoding YceD family protein, translating into MARSELDNFNIDVFKLKSGDHNYQFQIGNKFFDAFPESLIEKGNGEVKVLMEKTETFIKLNTHIEVTVELECDRSLDLFDYPINTDNEIILKFGDEEEEISEEIMIIPRDRQRVNLAQFIYEFIMISVPMKKLHPRYNEEEESDDIIYTSETLPDADDDQNEEIDPRWQKLKKLK